In one Amaranthus tricolor cultivar Red isolate AtriRed21 chromosome 8, ASM2621246v1, whole genome shotgun sequence genomic region, the following are encoded:
- the LOC130821509 gene encoding uncharacterized mitochondrial protein AtMg00810-like produces MMKKRKMKMMKTKTIQKQVRPVLDSDPPMGFRDKCHPDHVCLLRGSLYGLKQAPRAWYQRFAVFVTGTDTAYILLYVDDIILTASSDQLWTRVMDLLRSEFAMKDFGPLSFFLGIAVTRDANSMFLSQKHRCPTLVDTKSKLSATHDAAYEDPTKYRSLAGALQYLTFTRPDISYADTLSFGLHLYKSSISKLVGYIDADWGGCPDTRRSTSGYCVFLGDNLISWSSKRQPTLSKSSAEAEYRGVANVHQRTKHIEMDIHFVREKVAKGEVRVLHVPSGYQIANIFTKGLPRVLFDDFRTSLSVRDSPTTTVGAYRCSRPFFKGKNVMREDRKII; encoded by the exons CCCATGGGCTTTCGTGACAAATGTCACCCTGATCATGTGTGTCTATTGCGGGGTTCTCTCTATGGTCTCAAACAGGCTCCACGAGCCTGGTATCAACGGTTTGCAGTTTTTGTCACT GGAACTGATACTGCTTATATTctattatatgttgatgatataattCTTACAGCATCTTCTGATCAGCTCTGGACCCGTGTTATGGATCTTTTGCGCTCCGAATTTGCAATGAAGGATTTTGGTCCGTTGAGTTTCTTTCTGGGCATTGCTGTGACTCGGGATGCTAATAGTATGTTCTTGTCTCAGAAACA CCGTTGTCCTACACTTGTTGACACAAAATCCAAGCTTAGTGCTACTCACGATGCTGCATATGAGGATCCTACTAAGTACAGGAGTCTTGCAGGTGCTCTTCAGTATCTAACTTTTACTAGACCCGACATTTCTTATGCA GACACTTTGTCATTTGGTTTGCATCTGTATAAGTCTTCTATTAGTAAGCTAGTTGGTTATATTGATGCGGATTGGGGAGGATGCCCCGACACCAGGCGATCTACTTCAGGTTATTGTGTATTTTTAGGGGATAATTTGATTTCCTGGTCATCTAAACGCCAACCTACGTTATCTAAGTCTAGTGCAGAGGCCGAGTACCGTGGGGTTGCTAATGTG CATCAACGCACAAAACACATCGAGATGGACATTCATTTTGTTCGTGAAAAAGTCGCTAAAGGCGAGGTACGAGTTTTACATGTTCCCTCTGGGTATCAAATTGCAAATATTTTTACGAAGGGACTTCCCCGGGTTCTGTTCGATGATTTTCGTACCAGTCTTAGCGTTCGTGACTCTCCCACTACGACTGTGGgggcgt ACCGTTGTTCTAGACCTtttttcaaggggaagaacgtgatGAGAGAAGATAGAAAGATCATCTAG